The following coding sequences are from one Paenibacillus sp. JDR-2 window:
- a CDS encoding sulfatase has translation MKAIIVMFDSLNRHMLPPYGGKDVHAPNFSRLAERSVTFDNNWVGSMPCMPARRDLLTGRHNFLHRSWGPLEPFDDSLPALLRQQGVYSHLVSDHYHYWEAGGATYHNQYTTWDNVRGQEGDPWKGVVANPDIPEHVHQYEGYRGWLFRQDWINRQYMSTETDHSQSQTFEKGLEFIRTNRSEDRWLLQIEAFDPHEPFFAPQAYRDLYPHEYNGKPFDWPNYAKVQETRQEIEHCRFEYSSLLSMCDASLGKVLDAMDEYDLWKDTMLIVTTDHGLLLGEHDWWGKSMMPFYNEIARTPLFLWDPRSGDRGTRCGQLTQMIDLAPTLLELFGVPATPDMTGIPLTEALKAEAEGRRSREAALFGIHGAHVNCTDGQYVYMRAPVHPDNSPLYNYTLMPTHMASLFSVDELRGMELAEPFPFTKGVSTLRIKADCFVPAHRMGTLLYDTVNDPDQLRPLDDNDAENRMKELLVSLMKASDAPSEQYERLGLS, from the coding sequence ATGAAAGCCATAATCGTCATGTTCGATTCACTAAACCGCCATATGCTGCCTCCCTACGGGGGGAAGGATGTTCACGCGCCCAACTTCAGCAGGCTTGCGGAAAGAAGCGTAACCTTCGATAACAACTGGGTAGGCAGCATGCCCTGCATGCCCGCAAGACGGGATTTGCTCACCGGCCGTCATAACTTCCTGCATCGAAGCTGGGGACCGCTGGAGCCTTTTGACGATTCCCTGCCCGCATTGCTAAGGCAGCAAGGGGTCTATTCGCATTTGGTCAGCGACCACTATCATTACTGGGAGGCAGGCGGCGCAACCTACCATAATCAATATACGACCTGGGATAACGTGCGGGGGCAGGAAGGCGATCCTTGGAAAGGCGTTGTCGCCAATCCCGATATTCCGGAGCATGTTCATCAATATGAAGGGTACCGCGGATGGCTGTTCCGGCAGGATTGGATTAACCGGCAATATATGAGCACGGAGACCGACCATTCGCAGTCGCAGACCTTCGAGAAGGGGCTGGAATTTATACGCACTAACCGGAGCGAAGACCGGTGGCTGCTCCAGATTGAAGCCTTTGATCCGCATGAGCCGTTTTTTGCGCCGCAAGCTTACCGGGATCTCTATCCCCACGAATATAACGGCAAGCCCTTCGACTGGCCTAACTATGCCAAGGTACAGGAAACCAGACAGGAAATCGAGCATTGCCGCTTCGAATATTCGTCGCTGCTCAGCATGTGCGACGCTTCGCTTGGCAAGGTGCTGGACGCGATGGACGAATATGATCTGTGGAAGGATACCATGCTGATCGTCACGACGGATCATGGTCTGCTCCTTGGCGAGCATGACTGGTGGGGCAAAAGCATGATGCCTTTCTATAACGAAATTGCCCGCACGCCGCTGTTCCTATGGGATCCGCGCTCCGGCGACCGCGGCACGAGATGCGGCCAATTAACGCAAATGATTGATCTTGCCCCAACTCTGCTCGAGCTGTTCGGCGTTCCGGCGACGCCGGATATGACCGGCATCCCGCTGACGGAGGCGCTTAAGGCGGAAGCCGAAGGACGGCGCAGCCGCGAGGCCGCACTATTCGGCATACATGGCGCTCACGTCAACTGCACCGACGGGCAATACGTTTATATGCGCGCACCCGTGCATCCGGACAACTCGCCATTATACAATTACACCTTAATGCCGACGCATATGGCCTCGTTGTTCTCCGTCGACGAGCTGCGCGGCATGGAGCTAGCCGAGCCCTTCCCGTTTACGAAAGGCGTTAGCACGCTCCGGATTAAAGCGGATTGTTTTGTTCCCGCCCATCGAATGGGGACGCTGCTTTACGATACGGTAAACGATCCGGATCAATTGCGGCCCCTGGATGACAATGACGCCGAGAATAGGATGAAGGAGCTGCTCGTGTCGCTTATGAAAGCAAGCGATGCGCCGTCCGAGCAATATGAACGCCTTGGCTTGAGCTGA
- a CDS encoding response regulator, which yields MLNVLIVDDEISHVQGLVRFIEWEKLGYAAPSTAESGEEAAEMLQGSEFDVLISDVSMPGMTGIELAAEAKRLHPHIQILMISGYNEFEFVQDAIHVGAQAYVLKPLKIEEVASRLQSFRSAIEMRKEVVEQTRELEKKVSGSVKLVKERFVDDLIAEALPVDELLASWDGLLTLPELDSGYQIIVLGLDRNPSSGQEAKQRMLLGSSFKKTVEVAFSQDDSIWLAQTSFDEFVALHVNPSPPARAKAEKQYQFIQSIMSEQYGASVTIGCSREGSAWEEASLLYREIRFSMTKARLIADGQIVRYNEVEPSDFAAYRMHDEFIPGLLKRLDSGDAGQVAEYMNRIKDALLATGNASFSYAQAFAMSFLGELIRHLKWKNEPDSEANILLWRQMLDCGSALQLAELLAGYVQRYMDTEQKAQLNQQHNLIRRVSLFIEERLHEHWTVKQLAEHFNLNASYLSVLFKREMGRTISEFVQDTRIERARKLLQDPNIKVYEVAEQVGIQTTAYFTYLFKKLVGVTPQEYRDYGYSPGDA from the coding sequence ATGCTGAACGTACTTATTGTGGATGACGAAATATCGCATGTGCAGGGACTCGTCCGGTTTATCGAATGGGAGAAGCTTGGCTATGCAGCCCCGTCGACGGCGGAATCGGGAGAGGAAGCGGCAGAGATGCTTCAAGGCTCGGAATTTGACGTGCTGATCTCGGATGTTTCCATGCCGGGCATGACGGGAATCGAGCTTGCGGCGGAGGCGAAGCGGCTTCATCCCCATATTCAGATTCTGATGATTAGCGGCTACAACGAATTCGAATTCGTCCAGGATGCCATCCATGTCGGCGCTCAGGCCTATGTGCTGAAGCCGCTCAAGATTGAAGAAGTGGCTTCGCGTCTGCAAAGCTTCCGAAGCGCCATTGAGATGCGGAAAGAAGTCGTTGAGCAGACCAGGGAGCTAGAGAAAAAAGTGTCGGGCAGCGTAAAGCTCGTCAAAGAAAGGTTCGTAGACGACCTGATTGCCGAAGCCCTTCCCGTCGATGAGCTTCTTGCTTCGTGGGACGGACTGCTGACGCTGCCTGAACTGGATTCCGGCTATCAGATTATCGTGCTTGGCCTGGATCGTAATCCTTCCTCCGGGCAGGAGGCGAAGCAGCGGATGCTGCTCGGAAGCAGCTTTAAGAAAACGGTGGAAGTCGCCTTCTCCCAAGACGATTCCATCTGGCTTGCACAGACTTCGTTTGACGAATTTGTCGCGCTCCACGTCAATCCGTCGCCGCCAGCGCGCGCCAAAGCGGAGAAGCAATATCAGTTTATTCAATCCATCATGAGCGAGCAGTACGGGGCAAGCGTGACGATCGGCTGCAGCCGCGAAGGCTCCGCATGGGAAGAAGCTTCGCTTCTGTACAGGGAAATACGGTTCAGCATGACCAAGGCGAGGTTGATAGCCGACGGGCAGATCGTACGTTACAACGAAGTAGAGCCAAGCGACTTCGCGGCCTACAGGATGCATGACGAATTTATTCCGGGCTTGCTTAAGCGGCTGGACTCCGGCGATGCCGGGCAGGTTGCCGAATACATGAACCGGATCAAGGATGCGCTGCTTGCGACGGGAAATGCTTCTTTCTCTTATGCGCAAGCATTCGCCATGAGCTTCCTTGGAGAGCTGATCCGCCATTTGAAGTGGAAGAACGAGCCGGATAGCGAGGCGAACATTCTCTTGTGGCGGCAAATGCTCGATTGCGGAAGCGCCCTGCAGCTGGCGGAGCTGCTGGCCGGTTACGTGCAGCGGTACATGGATACCGAGCAGAAGGCGCAATTGAACCAGCAGCATAACCTGATCCGGAGAGTATCCCTATTCATCGAGGAGCGGCTTCACGAGCATTGGACGGTGAAGCAATTGGCGGAGCATTTCAACTTGAACGCCAGTTATCTCAGCGTACTGTTCAAGCGGGAAATGGGCCGGACGATCTCCGAGTTCGTTCAGGATACCCGTATTGAGCGGGCCAGGAAGCTGCTCCAGGATCCCAATATTAAAGTTTACGAGGTTGCCGAACAGGTGGGCATTCAGACAACCGCGTATTTTACTTACCTGTTCAAGAAGCTGGTAGGCGTCACTCCGCAGGAGTACCGGGATTACGGCTATTCGCCGGGAGACGCCTGA
- a CDS encoding cache domain-containing sensor histidine kinase, with the protein MRIPLSRWIIRFTRGMSLRGKILSLYVLILLLPTLLLGSGSAYLVARGFHNSYLSAVDETVLQTAQITDFSKRNYDLLAVRTATDGELIARLSRHYDDMTEVVDTVNYVDRTFLLTGKYLPGILDFRIYHTNDTLVQDGQLLWRPESRSIAGQKESTWYRNTMAAAEPLKWSSVPGSPDRVVITHKIVDRTGTPLGLVYILLDYDAVFGERVDRPFNDKGSLFVVDNDRSILASTDREQIGKKLALSEWQEDFAEDDITNTAHWLDLTHSKELLIVKPLSSGWSVVSSTAMKQLSAQDRMILLLIAGITIFFLLLSISLMMTVVQNIVRRIRKLGNRMGDLSRGEFEAAIRYSEQDELGDLENRFNLMSERLGKLVEDITQAGLQEKEQAFRALQAQINPHFIYNSLGLLRWRAMDARDQEQIQIIDALTTFYRLTLNNQISVIRIRDEVEHVKAYLEICQFRYPGKVRLEWEIDESALDLYTIKTVLQPIVENCYQHGAIVRKPDAFIRTSIERRGDRVVMSVFDNGQGISGDTIRQLADGVYEGNGNGFGSTNIKERLALYFGDDARYTIESALGAWTLVTIDFPACRVQPVIKKGR; encoded by the coding sequence TTGCGCATTCCTCTCTCTCGATGGATCATCCGATTTACCCGCGGCATGAGTCTCCGCGGTAAGATTTTGTCCCTATACGTGCTCATCCTGCTGCTGCCTACGCTGCTATTGGGAAGCGGTTCCGCGTATCTGGTCGCCCGGGGCTTCCACAACAGCTACCTGTCCGCCGTGGATGAGACGGTCCTGCAGACGGCGCAGATTACGGATTTCAGCAAACGCAACTACGACCTATTGGCAGTCCGAACGGCGACCGACGGGGAATTGATAGCCCGGTTATCCAGACATTACGACGATATGACCGAAGTGGTGGATACCGTCAATTACGTGGACCGCACCTTCCTGCTCACGGGCAAATATTTGCCCGGCATCCTGGATTTTCGCATTTATCACACGAACGATACGCTCGTGCAGGACGGTCAGCTGTTATGGCGCCCGGAATCGAGAAGCATTGCGGGCCAGAAGGAAAGCACGTGGTATCGGAATACCATGGCAGCCGCGGAGCCTCTCAAATGGAGCAGCGTGCCGGGCAGCCCGGATCGTGTCGTCATCACGCACAAAATTGTAGACAGGACGGGGACTCCTCTTGGTCTCGTTTATATATTGCTGGACTATGACGCTGTATTCGGAGAACGGGTCGACCGTCCTTTTAACGATAAGGGAAGTCTGTTCGTCGTGGATAACGACCGGAGCATCCTGGCATCGACCGATCGGGAGCAGATCGGGAAGAAGCTTGCGCTAAGCGAGTGGCAGGAAGACTTCGCGGAGGACGATATCACGAATACCGCCCATTGGCTGGATCTTACGCATAGCAAAGAGCTGCTGATCGTTAAGCCGCTATCTTCCGGTTGGAGCGTTGTATCGTCCACCGCGATGAAGCAGTTAAGCGCGCAGGACCGCATGATTCTGCTTCTAATTGCCGGAATTACGATCTTCTTCCTGCTGCTGTCCATATCGCTGATGATGACCGTCGTGCAGAACATCGTTCGGCGAATCCGCAAGCTTGGCAACCGGATGGGTGATTTGTCGCGTGGCGAGTTCGAAGCGGCAATCCGCTACAGCGAGCAGGACGAACTAGGCGACCTGGAAAACAGGTTTAACCTGATGTCCGAACGTCTAGGCAAGCTCGTCGAAGACATTACGCAAGCCGGCTTGCAAGAGAAGGAGCAGGCTTTCAGGGCTTTGCAGGCCCAAATCAATCCGCATTTTATTTATAATTCGCTAGGGCTGCTCCGCTGGCGCGCCATGGATGCAAGGGATCAGGAACAAATTCAGATTATCGACGCGCTGACGACCTTCTACCGGCTGACGCTCAACAATCAGATTAGCGTTATCCGAATCAGGGATGAGGTAGAGCATGTGAAGGCTTACCTGGAAATCTGTCAATTCCGTTATCCGGGCAAAGTTCGGCTTGAGTGGGAAATCGACGAATCGGCGCTTGATTTGTATACGATCAAGACGGTGCTGCAGCCCATTGTGGAGAATTGCTATCAGCATGGGGCTATTGTCCGCAAGCCGGATGCTTTTATCCGTACCTCCATTGAGAGAAGGGGTGACCGGGTCGTGATGTCGGTGTTCGACAACGGACAGGGCATTTCCGGGGATACGATCAGGCAGCTGGCCGATGGCGTTTACGAAGGGAACGGGAATGGCTTTGGATCTACCAATATTAAGGAGCGGCTGGCGCTGTATTTTGGGGACGATGCCCGTTATACGATAGAAAGCGCTTTGGGAGCATGGACGCTGGTTACGATTGATTTTCCGGCCTGCCGGGTCCAGCCAGTCATTAAGAAGGGGCGATAA
- a CDS encoding carbohydrate ABC transporter permease: MKRSTGEKFGQAVITLLLLLLCLTVLYPFVYMLAISLNTGSDAAKGGVYLWPRQFTWSNFHIVLGNKVIQHSYLITILRTIIGTVSGLLVTLLAAFALSYRQMPARRALLTIVLITMLFSGGLIPFYIQLFNLSLINTFWVYILPSAFSAWNMFVMLKFIQGIPEALIESAEMDGAKPPRVLFSIIIPLSKPMLAALGLFTGVMHWNDWFAGAFFVSDQNLIPVQTFLQQLLSAQDISVVMGSNNSVEALARGSQNLAQVTLMSVKMATVMVSAIPILCVYPFLQRFFVKGVLIGSVKG, translated from the coding sequence ATGAAACGTTCAACCGGCGAAAAGTTCGGACAGGCGGTTATTACCCTGCTCCTGCTGCTGCTCTGCCTGACGGTCCTCTATCCCTTCGTCTACATGCTGGCGATCTCCCTGAACACGGGCAGCGACGCCGCCAAGGGAGGCGTATATTTGTGGCCGAGGCAATTCACGTGGTCCAACTTCCATATCGTGCTTGGCAACAAGGTCATTCAGCACTCTTACCTGATTACGATTCTGCGAACGATCATTGGCACAGTAAGCGGTCTTCTGGTGACTCTGCTTGCCGCGTTCGCCTTGTCCTACAGGCAGATGCCGGCGAGAAGGGCGCTGCTGACGATCGTGCTGATCACAATGCTGTTCAGCGGCGGACTCATTCCGTTCTATATCCAGCTGTTTAATCTATCGCTGATCAACACGTTCTGGGTATATATTCTGCCAAGCGCCTTCTCGGCCTGGAACATGTTCGTTATGCTGAAGTTTATCCAAGGCATTCCGGAAGCCTTGATCGAATCGGCGGAGATGGATGGCGCCAAGCCGCCAAGAGTCCTGTTCTCGATTATCATTCCGCTTTCCAAGCCGATGCTCGCGGCTCTTGGTCTGTTCACGGGCGTCATGCACTGGAACGATTGGTTCGCCGGCGCCTTCTTCGTCTCGGACCAGAATCTGATTCCGGTCCAAACGTTTCTGCAGCAGCTGCTCTCCGCACAGGATATCTCGGTGGTGATGGGCTCCAACAATAGCGTGGAGGCGCTCGCGCGGGGCAGCCAAAACTTGGCCCAGGTGACGCTGATGTCCGTCAAGATGGCAACCGTTATGGTAAGCGCGATTCCGATTCTGTGCGTGTATCCGTTCCTTCAGAGATTTTTCGTCAAAGGCGTACTCATTGGTTCGGTCAAAGGTTAA
- a CDS encoding ABC transporter permease, with translation MSAILKYKWQYLMIMPAVVLLLLFSYVPMAGIQVAFKDFHIGYTIWNSPWTGFDNFAFLQDSQFWLVVKNTVYIALLKFVFGFPAPIILALMINEVSHGGFKRFVQSVSYLPHFFSWIVVAYILQSLLTLDNGLVNQLIVSLGGDPVFFLGSTEWFRPMIVASGLWKEVGWNTILYLAAITSIDPQLYEAAKVEGAGRLAQIRHITFPGILPTISIVLILSMPSLIAVGMDQIYPLMNPANQPVADVLDTYILRSGLQQGYFGSATAVGLLSSVISLLLVLSTNQISRRINGEGLW, from the coding sequence ATGTCTGCCATACTTAAATACAAATGGCAATATCTCATGATCATGCCGGCCGTCGTGCTGCTTCTGTTGTTCAGCTACGTGCCGATGGCCGGTATACAGGTCGCGTTCAAGGACTTCCATATCGGCTATACGATTTGGAACAGCCCATGGACCGGCTTCGACAATTTCGCATTCCTCCAGGACAGCCAATTCTGGCTGGTGGTGAAGAACACCGTGTACATCGCGTTGCTCAAATTCGTATTCGGTTTTCCCGCTCCAATCATTCTGGCTTTGATGATCAACGAGGTAAGCCACGGGGGCTTCAAGCGATTCGTTCAATCGGTCAGTTATCTGCCCCACTTTTTCTCCTGGATTGTAGTCGCTTACATTCTGCAGTCGCTGCTCACGCTGGACAACGGTCTCGTGAATCAGCTGATCGTGTCTCTCGGCGGAGATCCGGTATTCTTCCTGGGCTCGACCGAGTGGTTCCGTCCGATGATCGTAGCCAGCGGGTTGTGGAAGGAGGTTGGCTGGAACACGATTCTGTATCTGGCCGCGATCACGTCCATCGATCCGCAGCTCTACGAAGCTGCCAAGGTGGAAGGAGCGGGCCGTCTGGCGCAAATCCGGCACATTACGTTCCCGGGCATCCTGCCGACGATTTCCATCGTCCTGATCCTCAGCATGCCAAGCCTCATAGCGGTCGGAATGGATCAGATCTATCCGCTGATGAACCCTGCCAACCAGCCGGTTGCGGATGTTCTGGATACTTATATTCTCCGAAGCGGCTTGCAGCAAGGCTATTTCGGCAGCGCGACGGCAGTAGGCTTGTTGTCTTCGGTTATCAGTCTGCTGCTGGTTCTCAGCACGAACCAGATATCCAGAAGAATCAACGGAGAGGGGCTCTGGTAA
- a CDS encoding beta-mannosidase, with the protein MRSVTLNGNWTMKRTDEAEWNNAVVPGSVFHDLMSAGKMEDPYYRDNEYDILELTKFDYEYRRSFLVDGDLLRMDRVLLRCEGLDTLCEVYVNGQAVLNTDNMHRTYEADVKGLLTEGSNDIHVIIRSATNFVLAKDKELFLTSCADAVPGISHLRKAHSMFGWDWGPQLPDMGIWRDMSLCGFNIGRIDDVYITQQHGDNNVKVNIAAELQRWSSDESLALYATIETPDGRTLEASVSEAGEISNLVIDVQDPELWWPNNLGSQPLYGLRVELRSGDRLLDERSLSIGLRTLHVVRQPDKWGESFAFEINGHQIFAMGANFIPEDNIFGRRSNERTEQLIQSCVEANYNCIRVWGGGYYADDYFYDLCDRHGLIVWQDHLYACGAYDFNDEFKENIRLETIDNMKRIRHHASLGLWSGNNELEYAWAYWGWTERYGEKQRDDYLKQFEEFLPVLSQSLDPNTSYLVSSPSSKGGIDDPNNEDIGDMHYWDVWHGRKPITEYRTLHPRFMSEFGLQSFPSIKTVETFTLPEDRNIFSRVMEAHQKNGTGNEKIMYYISEYFKYPRNFEKLLYVSQLIQAEGMRVGVEHWRRNRGRCMGAVYWQLNDIWPGASWSSLDYFGRWKATHHAAKRFFAPVLASALEEGTTVSLHVTNETLQTVSGQLRWRLLDRKSETIQFGEAEVTLDALASEEIVSLDFSETLTTKQLLSQSYLAFEFVMGEETISEGTALFVKPKHFELLNPEIRAAVAEEDDRFVVTLDSRAFAPFVLLELSHADARWSNNVFALSADRQAVVTVPKDGLSEPLSLAAFREQLVVTSLYDTFE; encoded by the coding sequence ATGCGCTCAGTAACGCTAAACGGCAATTGGACGATGAAAAGAACGGATGAAGCGGAATGGAACAACGCCGTTGTTCCGGGCTCCGTATTCCATGATCTAATGTCTGCGGGTAAGATGGAGGATCCTTATTACCGCGATAACGAATACGATATTTTAGAGCTGACGAAGTTTGACTATGAATACCGCCGCAGCTTCCTCGTTGACGGGGATCTGCTGCGGATGGACCGCGTGCTGCTCCGCTGCGAAGGGCTCGATACGCTTTGCGAGGTTTACGTAAACGGGCAAGCCGTATTAAATACGGACAATATGCACCGGACATACGAAGCGGATGTGAAGGGGCTGCTCACTGAAGGCAGTAACGACATTCACGTCATTATCCGCTCGGCCACGAACTTTGTGCTTGCGAAGGATAAGGAGCTTTTTCTGACGAGCTGCGCCGACGCCGTGCCGGGCATCTCGCATCTGCGCAAGGCGCATAGCATGTTTGGCTGGGATTGGGGTCCGCAGCTGCCGGATATGGGCATTTGGCGGGACATGTCCCTCTGCGGATTTAATATCGGCCGGATCGATGATGTCTACATCACGCAGCAGCATGGCGACAATAACGTTAAGGTGAATATCGCCGCGGAATTGCAGCGCTGGTCCTCTGACGAGTCTCTTGCTCTTTATGCTACGATCGAGACACCGGATGGAAGGACGCTGGAGGCGTCGGTAAGCGAAGCTGGCGAAATCTCCAACCTTGTGATCGACGTTCAGGATCCCGAGCTATGGTGGCCGAACAATCTCGGAAGCCAGCCTTTATACGGGTTGCGGGTTGAATTGCGGAGCGGAGACCGGCTTCTGGATGAACGCTCGCTGAGCATCGGACTCCGGACGCTGCATGTCGTGCGCCAGCCGGATAAGTGGGGCGAGTCGTTTGCGTTTGAAATCAACGGTCATCAGATCTTCGCGATGGGCGCCAATTTTATTCCGGAGGACAACATCTTCGGTCGGCGCAGCAACGAACGGACGGAGCAGCTGATCCAAAGCTGCGTCGAGGCTAACTACAACTGCATCCGCGTCTGGGGCGGCGGGTACTACGCAGACGATTACTTCTACGATCTGTGCGACCGGCACGGCCTGATCGTGTGGCAGGATCACTTATACGCATGCGGAGCTTACGATTTTAACGACGAGTTCAAGGAAAATATCCGGCTCGAGACGATCGACAATATGAAGCGGATCCGTCACCATGCCTCGCTGGGCCTCTGGAGCGGGAACAACGAGCTGGAATACGCCTGGGCGTATTGGGGCTGGACGGAGCGCTACGGCGAGAAGCAGCGCGACGATTACCTGAAGCAGTTCGAAGAGTTCCTGCCGGTGCTGTCGCAGTCGCTTGATCCAAACACCTCTTATTTGGTGTCATCGCCATCCTCCAAGGGCGGTATCGACGATCCGAATAACGAAGACATCGGCGACATGCATTATTGGGATGTCTGGCACGGGCGGAAGCCGATAACGGAATACCGGACGCTTCATCCCCGTTTTATGTCCGAGTTCGGTTTGCAGTCGTTCCCGTCCATTAAGACGGTCGAGACGTTTACGCTGCCAGAAGACCGCAATATTTTCTCGAGGGTCATGGAAGCACATCAGAAGAACGGCACCGGCAACGAAAAGATCATGTATTACATCAGCGAATATTTCAAGTATCCGAGAAACTTCGAGAAGCTGCTGTACGTCTCCCAGCTTATTCAGGCCGAAGGCATGCGGGTTGGCGTGGAGCATTGGAGACGCAACCGCGGCAGATGCATGGGGGCGGTCTACTGGCAGCTTAACGACATTTGGCCGGGCGCATCCTGGTCAAGCCTGGATTACTTCGGCAGATGGAAGGCGACGCATCATGCCGCCAAGCGGTTCTTTGCGCCGGTGCTTGCATCCGCTCTGGAAGAAGGGACAACGGTATCGCTTCACGTGACCAACGAAACGCTGCAGACTGTAAGCGGGCAGCTCCGCTGGAGACTGCTGGACCGCAAGTCGGAGACGATTCAATTCGGCGAAGCCGAAGTAACGCTTGACGCTCTCGCTTCGGAAGAGATCGTCTCGCTGGACTTCTCGGAGACGCTGACGACCAAGCAGCTGCTCAGCCAAAGCTATCTCGCTTTCGAATTTGTTATGGGCGAAGAGACGATCAGCGAGGGTACGGCACTGTTCGTGAAGCCGAAGCATTTCGAGCTTCTCAATCCGGAGATCCGCGCTGCTGTCGCGGAGGAAGACGACCGTTTTGTCGTTACGCTGGACAGCCGGGCGTTTGCACCTTTTGTTCTGTTGGAATTAAGCCATGCCGACGCCCGCTGGAGCAACAACGTATTTGCTCTTTCCGCCGACCGTCAGGCCGTTGTGACGGTACCGAAGGACGGCTTGTCCGAGCCGCTTAGCCTGGCTGCGTTCCGCGAGCAGCTCGTCGTTACAAGCCTATACGATACTTTCGAATAA
- a CDS encoding helix-turn-helix domain-containing protein, which translates to MNVPMLYAAALIDPLVQSNFHIVHSVRHAYPLHGHDFYEIFIVISGQCTHLVNGDTQLLREGAMVFIRPDDTHSYDLLEGGDCRFLNVNFYKEVVEGAFDYIGHAAFAQALRSPQLPPFIMLPGTDMEALMRKSEQIQLFNSTDKQKARTMARSFLSDALTHFFLEFRNDGTQAMPQWFDHLLAQLQRKENFSAGLPRLRELTDRSDGHLNRVFKQYLRMTPTAYLNHLRLGHAKNLLLTTQLPIVDIAYEAGFDNLSHFYHLFKDAYGIAPGKIRNWQ; encoded by the coding sequence ATGAACGTTCCCATGCTGTATGCGGCAGCTTTGATTGATCCGCTGGTGCAATCCAATTTCCACATCGTGCATTCGGTGAGACATGCGTATCCGCTGCACGGACATGACTTCTACGAAATCTTTATCGTCATTTCCGGCCAATGCACGCATCTGGTCAACGGAGATACCCAATTATTGAGAGAGGGAGCTATGGTGTTCATTCGTCCCGACGACACGCATAGCTATGATTTGCTGGAAGGCGGGGACTGCCGGTTCTTGAACGTCAACTTCTATAAAGAGGTCGTGGAGGGGGCTTTCGATTACATTGGCCACGCGGCGTTTGCCCAGGCGCTCCGGAGTCCGCAGCTCCCGCCCTTCATCATGCTCCCCGGAACGGACATGGAGGCTCTCATGAGGAAAAGCGAGCAGATCCAGCTGTTTAACTCGACCGATAAGCAAAAGGCAAGAACGATGGCCCGCAGCTTCTTAAGCGATGCCTTAACCCATTTTTTCCTCGAGTTCCGGAATGACGGCACGCAAGCGATGCCGCAATGGTTCGATCATCTGCTCGCTCAGCTGCAGCGAAAAGAAAATTTCAGCGCCGGGCTGCCCCGCCTGAGGGAATTGACGGACCGAAGCGACGGCCATCTCAACCGCGTATTCAAGCAGTATCTTCGGATGACGCCAACGGCTTATTTGAACCATCTGCGGCTTGGCCATGCCAAAAACCTGCTTCTCACCACGCAGCTTCCCATCGTCGATATCGCTTACGAGGCCGGGTTCGATAATTTAAGCCATTTCTATCATCTCTTTAAAGACGCCTACGGGATTGCACCTGGCAAAATCCGCAACTGGCAATGA